In a single window of the Lynx canadensis isolate LIC74 chromosome E2, mLynCan4.pri.v2, whole genome shotgun sequence genome:
- the LOC115502878 gene encoding izumo sperm-egg fusion protein 1-like isoform X1, translating to MVLVGSAGAERPGEMGPQVALLVAALAGCLLPARSCVTCDRRVVAALDSFDKEYLPTHLAPERHREVMRTIGATVGNFTKLPNLQRSFIGVIDEATMETSVLSFLRSVKYITNRGLRDDTLEKEFSEMLTREKESFQSYVVRFQREDFCPNKCGTMLQLLLWCHICRKHLYLCRKSTDCGVRQINVHEKEDLVLDCELNWHKLSEGLTNYSFYRVWGSNSETLAYKGKRPTLTKPLVGPEDAGTYRCELGTERHGPSTIIHFEVTVLPQRIIAETTSKSSTFVTQPSMFVTRSSTSGTLAEIWHDLSLTVGRAEYPKTENRLRGRLIGLLIWGFVVLIIGILTVVLCFRPGKVIDSMNTWFSADRAGLP from the exons ATGGTCCTGGTGGGTTCTGCTGGGGCTGAGCGCCCTGGGGAAATGGGTCCCCAAGTTGCCCTCCTGGTGGCGGCGCTAGCCGGCTGCCTGCTTCCTGCCCGGAGCTGTGTCACGTGTGATCGAAGGGTGGTGGCCGCGCTGGACTCCTTCGATAAGGAATACCTGCCTACCCACCTGGCGCCCGAGCGTCACAGAGAAGTGATGAGAACGATAGGAGCAACCGTGGGGAATTTCACCAAACTGCCAAATTTACAGCGTTCCTTTATCGGGGTTATCG ATGAAGCCACAATGGAAACGTCAGTCTTGAGTTTTCTGAGGAGTGTGAAATATATCACAAACCGTGGTTTAAGAG ATGACACTTTAGAGAAGGAGTTCTCCGAGATGTTGACTCGGGAAAAAGAAAGCTTTCAGAGCTACGTCGTTCGGTTCCAAAGAGAGG ATTTCTGTCCCAACAAATGTG GTACGATGTTGCAGCTTCTGCTCTGGTGCCACATATGCAGAAAGCACCTTTACCTTTGTCGAAAGTCCACAGATTGCGGAG TGCGCCAAATCAACGTCCATGAAAAGGAAGACTTGGTCCTGGACTGTGAGCTCAACTGGCATAAATTATCTGAAGGCCTGACCAACTACAGCTTTTACAGG GTTTGGGGGAGCAATTCTGAGACCTTGGCGTACAAGGGGAAACGACCCACCCTGACCAAGCCCCTCGTGGGGCCAGAGGATGCAGGTACCTACCGCTGCGAGTTGGGTACTGAGCGACATGGCCCATCCACGATCATCCATTTTGAAGTCACAG TGTTGCCTCAAAGAATCATTGCGGAGACAACGTCCAAGTCTTCAACCTTTGTAACCCAGCCTTCAATGTTTGTAACCCGGTCATCAACCAGTGGAACCCTGGCTGAGATCTGGCATGACCTGTCCCTAACTGTCGGGAGGGCAGAGTACCCGAAGACGGAGAATAGGCTGAGAGGCCGTCTGATAGGGCTGCTGATCTGGGGCTTTGTGGTGCTGATCATTGGCATTCTCACCGT cgtCCTTTGCTTTCGGCCTGGGAAGGTGATCGATTCCATGAATACCTGGTTCTCCGCTGACAGGGCGGGTCTTCCATAG
- the LOC115502876 gene encoding izumo sperm-egg fusion protein 1-like: protein MGPQVALLVVALAGCLLPARSCVTCDRRVVAALDALEKEYLPTHLAPERHREVMEKIRQTVRDFRDLPDLEDTFLGVIDEATMETSVLSFLRSVRLIRNSDVADDTFVKEFSWMLTLEKAAFRGYVTRFQREDFCPNKCGTMLQLLIWCSNCKKQLHVCRKYRDCGVRQINVHETEDLILDCELDWHKLSQGLTYYSFYRVWGSNSETLVSEGKRPTLIKRLVRPEDAGNYRCELGTERSGPATVIHFEVTVLPKRVIGEIPKSKPGTQYQRFGSLKPSECLNPKDVLRGFLFEMLIWGFVFLLLGFATSVLCFRSGALIDSVKSWVRTDKAAAPEDQGPQSRLSQTQLSQSQVSQTQLPKVPNEEKATAPRLK, encoded by the exons ATGGGTCCCCAAGTTGCCCTCCTGGTGGTGGCGCTAGCCGGCTGCCTGCTTCCTGCCCGGAGCTGTGTCACGTGTGATCGAAGGGTCGTGGCCGCGCTGGACGCCTTGGAAAAGGAATACCTGCCTACCCACCTGGCGCCCGAGCGTCACAGAGAAGTGATGGAAAAGATAAGACAAACCGTGAGGGATTTCCGGGACTTGCCGGATTTAGAGGATACCTTTCTGGGGGTTATCG aTGAGGCCACAATGGAAACGTCAGTCTTGAGTTTTCTGCGGAGTGTGAGACTTATCAGAAACAGTGATGTAGCAG ATGACACTTTCGTGAAGGAGTTCTCCTGGATGTTGACTCTGGAAAAGGCAGCCTTTCGTGGCTACGTCACTCGATTCCAAAGAGAGG ATTTCTGTCCCAACAAATGTG GTACAATGTTGCAGCTTCTGATCTGGTGCAGTAACTGTAAAAAGCAGCTTCACGTTTGTCGAAAATACAGAGATTGTGGGG TGCGCCAAATCAACGTCCATGAAACGGAAGACCTGATCCTGGACTGTGAGCTCGACTGGCATAAATTATCTCAAGGCCTGACCTATTACAGCTTTTACAGG GTTTGGGGGAGCAATTCTGAGACCTTGGTGTCCGAGGGGAAACGGCCCACCCTGATCAAGCGACTGGTGAGGCCAGAGGATGCGGGTAACTACCGCTGCGAGTTGGGCACTGAGCGATCCGGCCCAGCCACGGTCATCCATTTTGAAGTCACAG tGTTGCCCAAAAGAGTCATTGGGGAGATCCCGAAATCAAAGCCCGGGACCCAGTATCAGCGGTTTGGATCCCTCAAGCCGTCAGAGTGTCTGAATCCCAAGGACGTGCTGAGAGGCTTTCTGTTCGAGATGCTGATCTGGGGCTTTGTGTTTCTGCTCCTCGGCTTTGCCACCTC CGTACTTTGCTTTAGGTCTGGGGCCCTGATCGATTCGGTCAAGTCCTGGGTCCGTACCGACAAGGCAGCAGCCCCCGAGGACCAGGGTCCACAAAGTCGGCTGTCACAGACCCAGCTATCACAGAGCCAGGTGTCACAGACCCAGCTTCCCAAGGTACCGAACGAAGAAAAGGCCACAGCACCAAGGCTTAAATAA
- the LOC115502878 gene encoding izumo sperm-egg fusion protein 1-like isoform X2 — MVLVGSAGAERPGEMGPQVALLVAALAGCLLPARSCVTCDRRVVAALDSFDKEYLPTHLAPERHREVMRTIGATVGNFTKLPNLQRSFIGVIDEATMETSVLSFLRSVKYITNRGLRGTMLQLLLWCHICRKHLYLCRKSTDCGVRQINVHEKEDLVLDCELNWHKLSEGLTNYSFYRVWGSNSETLAYKGKRPTLTKPLVGPEDAGTYRCELGTERHGPSTIIHFEVTVLPQRIIAETTSKSSTFVTQPSMFVTRSSTSGTLAEIWHDLSLTVGRAEYPKTENRLRGRLIGLLIWGFVVLIIGILTVVLCFRPGKVIDSMNTWFSADRAGLP, encoded by the exons ATGGTCCTGGTGGGTTCTGCTGGGGCTGAGCGCCCTGGGGAAATGGGTCCCCAAGTTGCCCTCCTGGTGGCGGCGCTAGCCGGCTGCCTGCTTCCTGCCCGGAGCTGTGTCACGTGTGATCGAAGGGTGGTGGCCGCGCTGGACTCCTTCGATAAGGAATACCTGCCTACCCACCTGGCGCCCGAGCGTCACAGAGAAGTGATGAGAACGATAGGAGCAACCGTGGGGAATTTCACCAAACTGCCAAATTTACAGCGTTCCTTTATCGGGGTTATCG ATGAAGCCACAATGGAAACGTCAGTCTTGAGTTTTCTGAGGAGTGTGAAATATATCACAAACCGTGGTTTAAGAG GTACGATGTTGCAGCTTCTGCTCTGGTGCCACATATGCAGAAAGCACCTTTACCTTTGTCGAAAGTCCACAGATTGCGGAG TGCGCCAAATCAACGTCCATGAAAAGGAAGACTTGGTCCTGGACTGTGAGCTCAACTGGCATAAATTATCTGAAGGCCTGACCAACTACAGCTTTTACAGG GTTTGGGGGAGCAATTCTGAGACCTTGGCGTACAAGGGGAAACGACCCACCCTGACCAAGCCCCTCGTGGGGCCAGAGGATGCAGGTACCTACCGCTGCGAGTTGGGTACTGAGCGACATGGCCCATCCACGATCATCCATTTTGAAGTCACAG TGTTGCCTCAAAGAATCATTGCGGAGACAACGTCCAAGTCTTCAACCTTTGTAACCCAGCCTTCAATGTTTGTAACCCGGTCATCAACCAGTGGAACCCTGGCTGAGATCTGGCATGACCTGTCCCTAACTGTCGGGAGGGCAGAGTACCCGAAGACGGAGAATAGGCTGAGAGGCCGTCTGATAGGGCTGCTGATCTGGGGCTTTGTGGTGCTGATCATTGGCATTCTCACCGT cgtCCTTTGCTTTCGGCCTGGGAAGGTGATCGATTCCATGAATACCTGGTTCTCCGCTGACAGGGCGGGTCTTCCATAG